A genomic stretch from Onychostoma macrolepis isolate SWU-2019 chromosome 02, ASM1243209v1, whole genome shotgun sequence includes:
- the mkxb gene encoding mohawk homeobox b isoform X2 → MNAARAAMNTAVFSKFDQLRFEESGQNVERTSRSYLEVIDGQHSDLLTNHKVMGGTEALKHRRNGGGKVRHKRQALQDMARPLKQWLYKHRDNPYPTKTEKILLALGSHMTLVQVSNWFANARRRLKNTVRQPDLSWALRIKLYNKYVQGNAERLSISSDDTTSDDGENPLQIQASESDYNRPTHKSVIQDSRGKGVGRSTDPLVCDDYVSPPKYKNSLLNRYLNDSLRHVMASEKVLDSRKRNHSGSFSSNEYEDDFLSPSSDAEANFTYRTDLYDFQKKIFGSIFTLFFLCTVKLCDTSHALYLGLFPIL, encoded by the exons ATGAATGCAGCGCGAGCAGCGATGAACACGGCAGTCTTCAGTAAGTTTGATCAGCTGCGCTTTGAAGAGAGCGGACAGAACGTGGAGAGAACCAGCAGAAGCTATTTAGAGGTGATTGATGGACAACATTCAGATTTACTGACCAACCACAAAGTGATGGGTGGCACTGAAGCTCTCAAACACAGGAGAAATGG TGGAGGGAAGGTGCGACACAAACGTCAGGCCCTGCAGGATATGGCTCGGCCACTGAAGCAGTGGCTCTATAAGCACAGGGACAACCCTTACCCCACCAAGACTGAGAAGATACTGCTGGCTCTGGGCTCCCACATGACCCTGGTTCAG gtcTCCAACTGGTTTGCGAATGCGAGGCGTAGGCTCAAGAACACAGTTCGACAGCCTGACTTGAGCTGGGCCCTTCGCATAAAGCTGTACAACAAATACGTACAAGGCAATGCTGAGAGACTCAGCATTAGCAGTGATGACACAACATCAGACG atggGGAGAATCCTTTACAGATTCAGGCCAGCGAATCAGACTATAACAGACCCACGCACAAGAGCGTTATTCAGGACAGCAGAGGCAAAGGGGTGGGGCGAAGCACAGACCCCTTGGTTTGTGATGATTATGTATCTCCACCAAAATACAAGAACAGCTTGCTAAACCGCTATCTAAATGATTCCCTTCGGCATGTAATGGCCTCCGAAAAAGTTCTGGACTCTCGGAAGAGGAACCACTCTGGATCGTTTAGCTCCAATGAGTATGAGGATGATTTTCTCTCACCGTCATCAGACGCTGAGGCAAACTTCACCTACCGTACAG acctgtatgactttcaaAAGAAGATTTTTGGCAGCATTTTCACTCTGTTCTTTTTATGCACCGTAAAATTATGCGATACATCTCATGCTCTATATTTAGGGCTGTTTCCTATTTTATGA